A stretch of Paenibacillus peoriae DNA encodes these proteins:
- a CDS encoding sensor histidine kinase: MNYKLLLFLVMYYFIGITALNNFGLIVYLFLFVLLALYGWLTDKYESLWVIGFYAILTIFITTLLGYFITVISYAVPYEYKNKWTAPFLTACSPPLIYLALRKLVSYLFPTPAVRLLKLYRIKLIVGASLILVLGIIGLGLIIYSECESNNPYPSRLKIVLMLIGLTSIFLMTINWLYRFLRERELEKNKTEQYLQLEAYIMEIEKMYEDIRGFRHDYTNILLMLDEGIRTGDLSMIKRIYESSIQPTASQLNGYSYSLDNLINLDVSELKSIITSKVLVAKKRGVDVKLEIDSGISEMYMDIIDLCRVISCFLDNAIDAALETCNPSINIVLIHEDDIQTVTIRNSYNHSALDGIKVNDLYKRNFSTKADNRGLGLYNIAKVLRSNKYVTLDTKKEPDFFTQTLIIKRATS, encoded by the coding sequence ATGAATTATAAGCTGCTGCTGTTTTTAGTCATGTATTATTTTATCGGAATAACAGCTCTGAATAACTTCGGACTGATTGTTTACCTATTTCTATTTGTGCTACTGGCATTATACGGGTGGTTGACCGACAAATATGAATCCTTGTGGGTCATAGGCTTCTATGCCATCCTTACCATCTTTATTACGACACTGCTGGGTTATTTCATAACGGTAATCAGCTATGCGGTTCCTTATGAATATAAAAACAAATGGACGGCGCCCTTCCTAACCGCTTGTTCACCTCCGCTGATCTACTTGGCGCTCCGAAAGCTTGTGTCTTATTTGTTTCCTACTCCGGCGGTCAGGCTTTTGAAGCTATATCGGATTAAGCTTATCGTCGGAGCTTCTTTAATCTTAGTCTTGGGGATCATCGGACTCGGACTCATTATCTATTCGGAGTGTGAAAGCAACAATCCGTATCCAAGCAGATTAAAGATTGTGTTGATGCTGATCGGCTTGACCTCCATCTTCCTGATGACGATCAATTGGCTGTATCGCTTCCTGCGTGAACGTGAGCTAGAGAAGAACAAGACGGAACAATACCTGCAGCTGGAGGCTTATATTATGGAGATTGAAAAAATGTACGAAGACATCCGCGGCTTCAGACATGACTATACCAATATCCTGTTAATGCTGGACGAGGGGATCAGAACTGGGGATTTGTCGATGATCAAGCGGATATATGAGAGTTCTATCCAACCTACTGCTTCACAGTTGAACGGATATTCCTATAGTCTGGATAACCTGATTAATCTGGACGTGAGTGAGCTCAAGAGTATTATTACATCCAAGGTGCTGGTGGCAAAGAAGCGTGGAGTTGACGTAAAACTGGAAATTGATAGCGGTATCAGTGAAATGTATATGGATATTATAGACCTTTGCAGAGTAATCTCTTGTTTCCTGGACAATGCAATCGATGCGGCATTAGAGACCTGCAATCCGTCCATAAATATTGTACTGATCCATGAAGACGATATTCAGACGGTGACGATACGAAACTCTTATAATCATTCTGCACTTGACGGGATTAAGGTGAATGATCTCTACAAACGGAACTTTTCAACGAAAGCGGACAATCGGGGTCTTGGCTTGTACAATATAGCAAAGGTGCTGCGCAGCAACAAGTATGTAACTTTGGATACCAAAAAGGAACCGGATTTTTTCACGCAAACATTAATTATAAAGAGAGCGACATCATGA
- a CDS encoding accessory gene regulator AgrB, with the protein MALYHQLSTWIIDKYFQDEELEAEKRAYVLYYLENILAGTEKILLVLVSACLLGVLAETAAMLLSYTVVRRKSFGWHARKSHHCTWVSLLTFVFVPWLLKEVEWNRFFLATLCLLSIILIARYAPADTECNPLVDPKLRRACRLQAIFLSIVFVFVAIALDFYPWLIFGLFLEAVVITPVFYSIMRRSYANYEQYQEY; encoded by the coding sequence GTGGCGTTGTATCATCAATTGTCAACGTGGATCATTGATAAATACTTTCAAGACGAAGAATTGGAAGCGGAGAAGCGTGCTTATGTGCTTTATTATCTAGAGAACATACTGGCTGGCACAGAAAAAATACTTCTTGTATTGGTCAGTGCCTGTTTGCTCGGTGTATTAGCCGAAACGGCTGCGATGCTGCTTTCCTATACAGTGGTCCGGCGAAAGTCCTTTGGCTGGCATGCTCGCAAGTCGCATCATTGCACCTGGGTCAGTCTACTGACCTTTGTGTTTGTTCCCTGGCTCTTAAAGGAAGTAGAATGGAACCGCTTTTTTTTGGCGACGCTCTGTCTGCTTTCTATCATTCTGATTGCCAGATACGCTCCGGCCGATACGGAGTGCAATCCATTGGTAGATCCGAAGTTAAGAAGAGCATGCAGATTACAAGCTATCTTTTTAAGTATAGTGTTTGTTTTCGTGGCCATCGCACTAGATTTTTATCCTTGGTTAATATTCGGGCTGTTTCTTGAAGCAGTCGTCATCACACCAGTATTCTATTCCATAATGAGAAGGAGTTATGCCAATTATGAACAATATCAAGAATATTAA
- a CDS encoding LytR/AlgR family response regulator transcription factor gives MNIFILEDQFIQQRIMEKMVRKSCEELGICCSNLIVTSKPDLLLFESKACANNLYFLDIEISGCQMKGLEVAQEIRKYDMYGHIVFVTTHGHLSPLTFQYKVAALDFIIKDATQDEMEKKVRDVLAVAHQRKPVLDVDDWFILDNKFTKFQISFSSIYYFETTGVPHKIRLVSENRTLEFYGDLKDIEAKDPRLFRCHRAFIVNLMKVESIDKSKKEIIFQTNQNSGEARRIIPVSRQLLKHLLDKMGDRSLLNRPVYE, from the coding sequence ATGAATATTTTTATCCTGGAAGATCAGTTTATCCAGCAGCGCATAATGGAAAAGATGGTCCGTAAAAGCTGCGAGGAACTTGGCATCTGCTGCAGCAATCTCATTGTCACCAGTAAGCCGGATCTCCTGCTTTTTGAATCTAAAGCTTGTGCGAATAACTTGTATTTCCTTGATATTGAAATCTCGGGTTGCCAGATGAAGGGACTGGAAGTTGCCCAAGAAATCAGAAAATATGATATGTATGGGCATATTGTCTTTGTAACTACCCACGGTCATCTGTCTCCGCTTACCTTCCAATACAAGGTAGCAGCTCTTGATTTCATTATCAAGGATGCTACTCAGGATGAAATGGAAAAAAAGGTAAGAGACGTTCTTGCTGTTGCCCATCAAAGAAAGCCTGTGTTGGATGTCGATGATTGGTTTATACTCGACAATAAATTTACGAAATTTCAAATTTCCTTCTCCAGCATTTATTACTTTGAAACAACCGGTGTTCCCCACAAAATCCGTCTGGTTTCCGAAAACAGAACTCTTGAGTTTTACGGCGATCTGAAAGATATTGAGGCTAAGGACCCCAGGTTGTTCCGGTGTCATCGGGCATTTATCGTAAACCTGATGAAGGTGGAATCTATAGATAAGAGCAAGAAGGAGATCATTTTTCAAACCAATCAGAATTCCGGAGAAGCAAGGCGCATTATTCCCGTTTCCCGCCAATTGTTGAAGCACCTCTTAGATAAGATGGGAGACCGGAGCC